The DNA sequence ACCTATTATTTCTATTTTGATATGCTTCTACGGCAACAAGTAAACCAACTGTATCATTTTGTCGCCAAACACGGTCCCAGTTTGATACAGGTACTGGTCTTGGTCCTACAAATGGAGAAATTTCAGGTGTAATACCCGGTTTTTTGTGAAATAATACAAACCAATCTGAAAATCCACCACCACTTGTACTACGTGTAAGATCTATGATTGGGTACCCTGTTTTTCTAGATACCAATAATGCCACATGACCTGGTTGTCTTGAGTAAATAACCTCACCAGAAGAATGATAAGATACTGCTGTTTTAAAGTCTCTACTTAATACAAAATTATATACAGCAATTACCTCAGGTTCGCTTAGAGGCTTGGGTCCTTTATAATGACTTGGACTTGGTCTCCCTGGGTTGTCCGTAATCGTATTCCATAAAGCCGGAAACTGTCGGTTAAGATCTACCCCTCTTGCATTAGCTTTCCAACCTGAAAAATTACGGCTTCCTCCATTTATTCTTATTGCTTCTTGAGCTAGTTTGGAACTTAATGCTTGAGGTCCTTGTTGAACTAATGTTACCCCATCTGGATTCCACATCGGTACAAACCAAATACTTGTCTGGTCGAGTACTTTTCTTACATCATAACCATTAAATGAATTTGCGGTACTATAAGCAAATGCATATTCATCCATCATTTTCATGACTACATTTGTTGTCATATGCTCCCGAGCATGATTGGAAGCATTAAAGAACACTTCAGTTTCACCATGGCCTAATTTTACAGCATAGATATTTCTATTATCTAGAGACTTACCGATTACCCGGGTTTCTACTAAATAAGGATACATTGCTTGTAAACTTTGAATATCTTTTCTCATCTGTTCATAGCTATAGTTTTGAACTTTTGCATTGACAACTTTTTTTGCATTATCTGTTCTAATTCCATTTTTAGCTTGCTGTAACCTATGATTAGCTAAACTCTGTACACCCCGTGGCACTCCTTGAGTTTGAGCAATAAATAGGTACCTATCAACGGCTCTATCAAACTCCCCTAATCGCTGGCGAGATTCAGTCCATTTTAACAAACTGCGTGCACTATCAGCAATCCCTTCGAGAAAGCTCTCATCACCTGGATATAATAGATAACCATCTCCATATAACTCTAATCTAGCTGATGATGTTGTTTCATTACTTGCTCTTTGTAGTAATTGAGAGGCTGTTGGAATTTTCTTACCTTCTTCTGCGTAACTAAGCTTAATTCGTGTTTCCCTCTCAATTTCTTTACGTAAACGAGGAGATTGTAGTATTACTTGATACCTACCAATTGCTGTATCATAACGCTCTAAATTATGCTGTTGGCTTGCCCATCTTAATAGAGAGCTTGCACTTGAGTTAATCCCTTCTATAAAACGACGATCTGAAGGATACAAAGTATAGGCTTCGACGTATAGTAATAATCTACCCGAAGATGTTACTTCATTTGCAGCTAAAGTATTAAATTGATTAGCAGTCGGAATCCTTTTGCCTGAACCAGCATATTTTAATCTGATTTCAACTTCTTCTTTTACTTCCTTTTCTAATACAGGGGATGATAGAATGAACTCATAACGCCCGATTGCCACATCATAACGACCATCTGCATGTTGTCTAACTGTCCAGTTAAGCAACGACCGAATATTCGTAAGTATTCCTTGTTCGAATCTTTTATCATCTGGGTACATATGGTAGCCTTCAATTAATAATTCCAATCTTGCAGATGAAGCAGATTGACTCATAGCAATATCATATAATAAATCTGGCGGGTACTTTTCTTTTTTTGCATAGTTTAAATTCCGCTCTGTTTCCTGTCTAAGACTTCTCCATACTGATGGCGCCGCCAATATAAACTCATAACGACCAATTGCTACCTCAAAACGACCATCAATATGTTGTTGACTAGCCCAATTTAACAAAGACCGAACATTTGAGTTAATTCCATTAACAAACCGACTATCATTCGAGTACAGTAGGTGACCTTCGATATACATGGCTAACCTAGCTGAAGAGGTTGTTTCATTCCTAGCCATTGTATTTAATTGGTTTGCTGTAGGGATAAGTTTGTTTTCAAGTGCATATTTTAATCTTGTATCAACTTCTATTCTTATTCCTTCTTCTAATACGGGTGATGAGAGAATATATTCATATCTACCTACAGCTACTTCAAATTTACTATCACCATGTTGTCTTATCGTCCAGTTTAATAATGAACGGACATTCGTATGAATTCCTTGTTCAAATCGTTTATCTTGTGGAAACATTTGATAACCTTCAAATAATAATTCCAATCTTGCTGAAGATGTAGACTGGCTCATAGCTGCTTCATACAAGAGTTCAGGTGGATATTTGCCTTCTTCTGCATATCTTAATCTATTAATTGTTTCTTCTCTTATGTTTGTCACAACTGAAGGAGCTTCTAATATAAACTCATAACGTCCGATTGCTACATCAAATCGTCCATTCACATGTTGTTGACTTGCCCAATTCAAAAGTGAGCGTGCATTCGAATTAATCCCATTTACGAAACGATTGTCAGTCGGATAAATAATATGGCCTTCAATATAAAAAGATAATCTAGCTGAAGATGTACCTTCATTACGTGCTAATATATTCATCCGATCAGCTGTAGGCACTTGTTTCAATTGCTTAGCAAATTTCAGCCTAACTTCAGTTTCTAATCGCAAATGGTCTTCTAACTGTGGGGCCTCTAAAATATATTCATACCGACCAATTGCTGTATCAAATCGACCATCTTGGTGCTGTTGTCTGGCCCATCTTAATAAAGATATGACACTATCATTAATTCCTATGACAAACCGATTATCAGAAGGAAAAAGTTGATAACCTTTTATATACTCTCGTATTCTATCAGAGGATGAATGCTGAGATGCAGCAAATGCCAAAAGCTCTTCCGCTGTTGGTGCTTCCAAAATCTCAACATTTTTACTTTCCAATAGGTCAACCTCTTCTGCTTTTATGTCAGCTACTGGTTCTATATCAACTTCTACCTCGTCACTACTAACACCATTACTTGTAGAAGACTCAATTATTGCTTCTGATTCTATTAAACCTTCCGCAAGTACTACGTTAGGACCTATAAAAAGTTGTAGAGCTAACAATATTATCACTATTTTTTTCATAGTTTCCCCCTTTCTCTATCTCAAAATATTATACTCCTTAAAAACGTAAAATAATAGAATTGATATTTTGAAAAAAATTATGATTTAGTATGAGTACTAAAGTAGTTTAATTAAAAAAGGAGACCTAAAATTAATAATTAAGTCTCAACCATAAAAAAAAGCCACCTCCAGCTACTCTTAGTACTGTAAGATGGTCTTATTTGGCTAGTTATTGTTCCTCTTATTTCTTAACCACTTTTCTTTTGACAAAACTTAACACTTTCCTTAATCCAGAAGTATATCTCCATATCCTGCTTTGTTCAATCTTGATAAATTTATTTTTATATCGATTTCTCTCTTGTTTTACCTCGGCATACTTCTCTTTTAAGTCTTTATAAAGTTGTTGTAGTTTAACGACTTCTTTTTCTGTATCCTTTAGTTGCATTGATGCTTCTTTATATTTGTCTTTTTCATTCAGATAATCTTTTTTAACACTCAATAATTCATTTTCGACTCGAAGTAATTCTTTATTTTTTTCTTCTGTAATGACATCAACACCTTGGTAGTAAAATTTAGTATCAAGTACGTTTCTCATATTGTCATGAAGGTCACTACGCAATTGATTACATTCATTCTCAATTACCCTTATTTTCTCTGATAATTGTTGTATTAATACATCTTTTTCAGTCAAGTCACTATTTTGAGCATTATTTTCTATTGATTTTATAGCCTCTAGACTAGTTGCTCTATCATTATCCTC is a window from the Bacillus alkalicellulosilyticus genome containing:
- a CDS encoding M14 family metallopeptidase, which produces MKKIVIILLALQLFIGPNVVLAEGLIESEAIIESSTSNGVSSDEVEVDIEPVADIKAEEVDLLESKNVEILEAPTAEELLAFAASQHSSSDRIREYIKGYQLFPSDNRFVIGINDSVISLLRWARQQHQDGRFDTAIGRYEYILEAPQLEDHLRLETEVRLKFAKQLKQVPTADRMNILARNEGTSSARLSFYIEGHIIYPTDNRFVNGINSNARSLLNWASQQHVNGRFDVAIGRYEFILEAPSVVTNIREETINRLRYAEEGKYPPELLYEAAMSQSTSSARLELLFEGYQMFPQDKRFEQGIHTNVRSLLNWTIRQHGDSKFEVAVGRYEYILSSPVLEEGIRIEVDTRLKYALENKLIPTANQLNTMARNETTSSARLAMYIEGHLLYSNDSRFVNGINSNVRSLLNWASQQHIDGRFEVAIGRYEFILAAPSVWRSLRQETERNLNYAKKEKYPPDLLYDIAMSQSASSARLELLIEGYHMYPDDKRFEQGILTNIRSLLNWTVRQHADGRYDVAIGRYEFILSSPVLEKEVKEEVEIRLKYAGSGKRIPTANQFNTLAANEVTSSGRLLLYVEAYTLYPSDRRFIEGINSSASSLLRWASQQHNLERYDTAIGRYQVILQSPRLRKEIERETRIKLSYAEEGKKIPTASQLLQRASNETTSSARLELYGDGYLLYPGDESFLEGIADSARSLLKWTESRQRLGEFDRAVDRYLFIAQTQGVPRGVQSLANHRLQQAKNGIRTDNAKKVVNAKVQNYSYEQMRKDIQSLQAMYPYLVETRVIGKSLDNRNIYAVKLGHGETEVFFNASNHAREHMTTNVVMKMMDEYAFAYSTANSFNGYDVRKVLDQTSIWFVPMWNPDGVTLVQQGPQALSSKLAQEAIRINGGSRNFSGWKANARGVDLNRQFPALWNTITDNPGRPSPSHYKGPKPLSEPEVIAVYNFVLSRDFKTAVSYHSSGEVIYSRQPGHVALLVSRKTGYPIIDLTRSTSGGGFSDWFVLFHKKPGITPEISPFVGPRPVPVSNWDRVWRQNDTVGLLVAVEAYQNRNNR